From the Flavobacterium galactosidilyticum genome, one window contains:
- a CDS encoding CsbD family protein — protein MELQGNWEQQKEKLKEKFALLTDNISIFSEDKKEEMLNKCQDKLGKTREELIKIFDGL, from the coding sequence ATGGAGCTGCAAGGAAACTGGGAACAACAGAAAGAAAAATTAAAAGAAAAATTTGCCTTGCTAACAGATAACATATCAATCTTCTCAGAAGACAAGAAAGAAGAAATGTTAAATAAATGCCAGGATAAATTAGGAAAGACAAGAGAAGAATTAATCAAAATATTTGATGGTCTCTAA
- a CDS encoding lmo0937 family membrane protein, whose product MGNLLYTIAVILVIFWAIGFFAFSLGSIIHVLLVIAVIAILFRLISGRSV is encoded by the coding sequence ATGGGTAATCTACTTTATACAATAGCAGTAATACTAGTCATCTTTTGGGCAATCGGATTTTTCGCATTTAGCTTAGGATCAATCATTCACGTACTTCTTGTTATTGCAGTTATTGCAATACTATTTAGACTAATCTCTGGAAGGAGCGTATAA
- a CDS encoding lmo0937 family membrane protein produces MSNLLYTIAVILVIFWAIGFFAYSAGSIIHILLVIAVIAILFRLISGRKV; encoded by the coding sequence ATGAGCAATTTACTTTACACTATCGCGGTAATCTTAGTTATATTTTGGGCGATAGGATTCTTCGCTTACAGTGCGGGATCTATAATTCATATTTTACTTGTTATTGCTGTAATAGCAATTCTATTTAGACTTATCTCTGGGAGGAAAGTATGA
- a CDS encoding MlaE family ABC transporter permease yields the protein MSNTLADKKESITVYMKDNFNDIGEVTLFATRFFREVLKPPYEMKEFIKQCYIIGYKSLPLVTITGFIMGLVLTLQSRPTLAKFGAESWLPSMVALSLIREIAPVITALICAGKVSSGIGAELGSMKVTEQIDAMEVSAINPFKYLVVTRILATTLMIPLLVIYSDAIGVIGGYIGINIHGDVNLYRYLSQVLEAITFSDIFPATMKTFFFGFFIGMIGCFKGYNAANGTESVGKAANSAVVTASLSIFIIDMIAVQLTDLFL from the coding sequence ATGAGTAATACGCTAGCAGATAAAAAGGAAAGCATAACGGTGTACATGAAAGATAATTTTAATGATATCGGAGAGGTAACACTATTTGCTACTCGATTTTTTAGAGAAGTCCTTAAACCGCCTTATGAAATGAAGGAATTCATAAAACAATGTTATATAATTGGTTATAAATCATTGCCACTTGTAACTATAACGGGCTTCATAATGGGTTTAGTACTAACACTACAATCAAGACCTACATTAGCCAAGTTTGGTGCTGAATCTTGGTTGCCAAGTATGGTTGCTTTATCACTAATTCGAGAAATTGCACCAGTAATTACAGCTTTAATTTGCGCTGGAAAAGTTTCTTCAGGAATTGGCGCTGAATTAGGATCTATGAAAGTGACAGAACAAATTGATGCTATGGAAGTTTCAGCTATAAATCCTTTTAAATACTTAGTAGTGACACGAATCTTAGCTACAACCTTAATGATCCCTTTGTTAGTGATTTATTCAGATGCTATTGGTGTTATTGGTGGTTACATAGGGATAAATATTCACGGCGATGTTAACTTATATCGCTATTTATCGCAGGTTTTAGAGGCAATTACATTTTCAGATATTTTTCCAGCAACTATGAAAACATTCTTCTTCGGATTTTTTATTGGAATGATAGGCTGTTTCAAAGGTTATAATGCTGCTAATGGAACCGAAAGCGTTGGTAAAGCAGCTAATTCAGCTGTTGTTACTGCCTCTCTTTCTATATTTATTATCGACATGATCGCAGTGCAACTAACTGATTTATTTTTATAG
- a CDS encoding MlaD family protein, with product MMKESGYQWKLGMFVVLGLVLFVGTIYFVGKQKNLFGSTFELYSKFNSVSGLAIGNNVRLSGINVGTVDDIDFLTDTTVVIKMVIKEEVRQFIKKDAFASISSDGLMGDKVLVLNAGKNSNVLVENNDYIKSKKSVEMDDLMVSVKKSVDNAAVITAELAQFSSSMNNGNGALSKLVSDEQFGNSIKNTILNLENSTSEFKRFTVNMNNGKGALSKLVSDERMGKVIDSSLTNVKTATKGLNEVIEAAKHNFLLRGFFKKKQKEEDKKQDELDALEEAAMKRELKMDTENDSLK from the coding sequence ATGATGAAAGAATCTGGATATCAATGGAAATTAGGAATGTTCGTAGTTCTAGGATTAGTTCTTTTTGTAGGAACAATTTATTTTGTTGGAAAGCAAAAGAATTTGTTTGGCTCTACATTTGAATTGTATTCAAAATTTAATTCAGTAAGCGGTCTTGCGATAGGAAACAATGTGCGTTTATCTGGGATAAATGTTGGTACAGTTGATGACATTGACTTTCTAACAGATACTACTGTTGTGATTAAAATGGTGATAAAAGAGGAGGTTCGTCAATTCATCAAGAAAGATGCTTTTGCAAGTATTAGTTCAGATGGTTTGATGGGTGATAAAGTTTTAGTTCTCAATGCTGGAAAAAACTCAAACGTACTGGTGGAAAATAATGATTACATTAAGTCTAAGAAATCAGTAGAAATGGATGATTTGATGGTAAGCGTTAAAAAAAGTGTAGATAACGCCGCTGTAATTACTGCTGAGTTGGCTCAGTTTAGCTCTAGCATGAACAATGGAAATGGTGCTTTATCAAAACTTGTTTCTGATGAGCAGTTTGGAAACAGCATCAAGAACACTATTTTAAATTTAGAAAACAGCACTAGTGAATTCAAAAGGTTTACAGTCAATATGAATAATGGCAAGGGCGCTTTGTCTAAATTAGTTAGTGATGAACGAATGGGTAAAGTTATTGACTCATCGTTGACTAATGTGAAGACGGCTACTAAAGGACTTAATGAAGTAATAGAAGCTGCGAAACACAATTTCCTATTAAGAGGTTTCTTCAAGAAAAAACAAAAGGAAGAAGATAAAAAACAAGATGAGCTGGATGCATTAGAAGAAGCGGCGATGAAGCGAGAATTAAAGATGGATACTGAAAACGATTCTTTAAAATAA
- a CDS encoding porin family protein: protein MKNSKKLIFASLALGLMSISGIQAQEKTASFGFKGGLNFSNLYTDQVDDNNVLTGFNAGLYAKFPVAKGIAIQPEISYTTKGAELVYNNAFANGTAKFNVNYIEVPVLLVMNITDNFNVHVGPYAAYMVSGKTETDSNIFSSQNQLDTNDFNKFDAGIAGGLGVDLDALNFGVRYNYGLTNVGKERNYAGTDYTFPDAKNSVLSVYVGLRLN, encoded by the coding sequence ATGAAAAATTCAAAAAAATTAATTTTCGCATCATTAGCATTGGGTTTAATGTCTATCTCAGGAATTCAAGCACAGGAAAAAACAGCTTCTTTTGGTTTTAAAGGAGGGTTAAATTTCTCGAACTTATATACTGATCAAGTAGACGACAATAATGTATTAACAGGTTTTAATGCAGGTTTGTATGCTAAATTTCCAGTCGCAAAAGGTATTGCTATTCAACCAGAGATTAGCTACACCACTAAAGGAGCTGAACTAGTGTACAATAATGCTTTTGCAAATGGTACAGCTAAATTCAATGTCAATTATATTGAAGTTCCTGTGCTATTAGTAATGAATATCACGGATAACTTCAATGTTCATGTAGGTCCTTATGCAGCTTATATGGTGAGTGGAAAAACAGAAACAGATTCGAACATCTTCTCTTCTCAAAATCAATTAGACACTAATGATTTTAACAAGTTTGATGCAGGTATTGCTGGAGGTTTAGGGGTAGATTTAGATGCACTAAACTTTGGAGTGCGTTATAACTATGGTTTAACTAATGTAGGAAAAGAAAGAAACTACGCAGGAACTGATTATACTTTTCCAGATGCAAAAAATAGTGTATTAAGCGTTTACGTTGGATTACGATTAAACTAA
- a CDS encoding ABC transporter ATP-binding protein, with product MREELNIQEVTTDSKSNDPVIEIIDLHKAFGTNEVLKGVNLTVNKGENLVILGKSGSGKSITIKCIVGLMGIDQGEINVFGTDITKLDNSGLNEIRVRIGFLFQNAALYDSMSVRENLGFTLRRHAKDLSEEEVENQIKDILENVGLVEAIDKMPSELSGGMRKRIGLARTLILKPEIILYDEPTTGLDTITSREISELINEIQKKYKTTSIIITHDMPCAKLTGNRLMVLKEGVIHAEGTYEELENSEDEWVHSFFL from the coding sequence ATGAGAGAAGAACTTAACATACAAGAAGTTACTACTGATTCAAAATCAAATGACCCTGTAATCGAAATAATAGATCTTCATAAGGCCTTTGGAACTAACGAAGTATTAAAAGGTGTTAACCTTACTGTAAATAAAGGGGAAAATCTAGTCATATTAGGAAAATCTGGTTCAGGCAAATCGATAACTATCAAATGCATTGTCGGATTAATGGGTATCGACCAAGGTGAAATAAATGTTTTTGGAACTGATATCACCAAATTAGATAATTCAGGACTAAATGAAATTAGAGTCCGAATTGGGTTTTTGTTCCAAAACGCAGCTCTATATGACTCTATGAGCGTTAGAGAGAATTTGGGATTCACTTTAAGAAGACATGCTAAAGACCTTTCTGAGGAGGAAGTGGAAAATCAAATCAAAGATATTCTAGAAAATGTAGGATTAGTAGAAGCAATTGATAAAATGCCATCGGAATTATCAGGTGGAATGCGTAAAAGAATTGGCTTAGCACGAACATTGATACTGAAACCTGAAATTATATTGTATGATGAACCAACCACGGGATTAGATACAATAACATCACGTGAAATCAGTGAATTAATAAATGAGATCCAGAAAAAATATAAAACCACTTCCATCATAATTACGCACGATATGCCTTGCGCCAAACTAACCGGGAATAGATTAATGGTGCTAAAAGAGGGTGTTATACATGCTGAAGGAACCTATGAAGAATTAGAAAATAGCGAGGATGAGTGGGTACACTCCTTTTTCCTTTAA